The Macaca nemestrina isolate mMacNem1 chromosome 12, mMacNem.hap1, whole genome shotgun sequence genome contains a region encoding:
- the LOC105469503 gene encoding tRNA 2'-phosphotransferase 1 isoform X12 has product MGADGFVPLGALLQLPQFHGFSAEDVQRVVDTNRKQRFALQQGDPSTGLLIRANQGHSLQVGVPELELMPLETPQALPPMLVHGTFWKHWPSILLKGLSCGGRTHIHLAPGLPGDPSVISGAQSPASAVSAGMRPHCEIAVFIDGPLALAADGISFFRSANGVILTPGNTDGFLLPKYFKEALQLRPTRKPLSLAGDEETECRSGPKHCSRERRRIQQ; this is encoded by the exons ATGGGAGCTG ATGGCTTCGTGCCCCTGGGCGCCCTCCTGCAGTTGCCCCAGTTCCACGGCTTCTCTGCTGAAGATGTGCAGCGTGTGGTGGACACCAATAGGAAGCAGCGGTTCGCCCTGCAGCAGGGGGATCCCAGCACTGGCCTTCTCATCCGAGCCAACCAGGGCCATTCCCTGCAGGTCGGG GTACCTGAGTTGGAGTTGATGCCCCTGGAGACGCCACAGGCCCTGCCCCCGATGCTAGTCCATGGTACATTCTGGAAGCACTGGCCATCCATCCTACTCAAGGGCCTGTCCTGCGGGGGAAGGACACACATCCACCTGGCCCCAGGACTGCCTGGAGACCCCAGTGTCATCAGTG GTGCCCAGTCCCCAGCTTCAGCTGTCTCTGCAGGCATGCGGCCCCATTGTGAAATAGCTGTGTTCATTGATGGACCCCTGGCTCTGGCAG CAGATGGAATATCCTTCTTCCGCTCTGCCAATGGGGTGATTCTGACTCCAGGGAATACTGATGGCTTCCTGCTTCCCAAGTACTTCAAGGAGGCCCTGCAGCTACGCCCTACCC GAAAGCCCCTTTCCTTGGCTGGTGATGAAGAGACAGAGTGTCGGAGTGGCCCCAAGCACTGCtccagagaaaggagaaggatccaacaataa